In Raphanus sativus cultivar WK10039 chromosome 5, ASM80110v3, whole genome shotgun sequence, the following proteins share a genomic window:
- the LOC108805117 gene encoding IAA-amino acid hydrolase ILR1-like 4, whose translation MSFCKWVSFALIIIIHLLNSCQISSSSSLTSNGFSQIPPKFLALAKRDDFFDWMVGIRRKIHENPELGYEEVETSRLVRTELEKMGVPFKYPVAVTGVIGYVGTGQAPFVALRADMDALAMQEMVEWEHKSKIPGKMHACGHDAHTTMLLGAAKLLKEHQDELQGTVILVFQPAEEGGGGAKKIVEAGVLKDVSAIFGLHVTNQLSLGQVSSREGPLLAGSGLFEAKISGKGGHAALPQHAIDPILAASNVVVSLQHLVSREADPLDSQVVTIAKFEGGGAFNVIPDSVTIGGTFRAFSTKSFTQLKKRIEQVITRQASVHMCNATVDFLNEEKPFFPPTVNEKGLHTFFKNVSGDMLGTQNYVEMQPLMGSEDFSFYQEAMPGHFSFLGMQNEAHSPMASPHSPYFEVNEDLLPYGASLHASLATRYLLDLKTSSPDKSYQKDEL comes from the exons CTCCAAAGTTTCTTGCTTTAGCTAAAAGAGACGATTTTTTCGACTGGATGGTTGGGATCAGAAGGAAAATCCACGAGAACCCAGAGCTTGGTTACGAGGAAGTAGAGACGTCTAGGCTCGTTAGGACAGAACTGGAGAAGATGGGTGTGCCTTTCAAGTACCCAGTTGCTGTTACTGGTGTTATTGGTTATGTCGGAACTGGTCAAGCCCCTTTTGTTGCTTTGAGAGCAGACATGGACGCACTTGCTATGCAG GAGATGGTGGAATGGGAGCACAAGAGTAAGATTCCTGGGAAGATGCACGCTTGTGGACATGACGCTCACACTACCATGCTTCTTGGTGCTGCAAAGTTGCTCAAAGAACACCAAGATGAGCTACAG GGTACAGTGATTCTAGTTTTCCAACCAGCtgaggaaggaggaggaggtgcGAAGAAGATCGTGGAAGCCGGAGTATTGAAGGATGTGAGCGCAATCTTTGGGTTACATGTTACAAACCAACTGAGTTTAGGCCAAGTGAGCTCAAGAGAAGGTCCGTTGTTGGCTGGTAGTGGCTTATTCGAAGCTAAGATAAGCGGGAAAGGAGGGCACGCAGCTCTTCCTCAGCACGCTATAGATCCCATATTGGCAGCTTCAAACGTTGTTGTTAGCTTACAACACCTCGTTTCACGAGAGGCAGATCCTTTAGACTCTCAG GTAGTTACAATTGCTAAGTTTGAAGGCGGTGGTGCTTTTAATGTGATTCCAGACTCTGTTACTATCGGGGGTACATTCAGAGCCTTTTCAACTAAAAGCTTTACCCAACTCAAGAAAAGAATTGAGCAG GTTATCACGAGGCAAGCGAGCGTGCATATGTGCAACGCAACAGTAGATTTCCTTAATGAGGAGAAACCTTTCTTCCCACCGACTGTTAACGAGAAAGGCTTGCACACGTTCTTCAAGAACGTGTCAGGAGACATGTTAGGGACTCAGAACTACGTCGAGATGCAACCATTGATGGGATCAGAGGATTTCTCTTTCTACCAAGAAGCAATGCCTGGACACTTCAGCTTCCTAGGAATGCAAAACGAAGCTCATTCACCAATGGCGAGCCCTCACTCGCCTTATTTCGAGGTCAATGAAGATTTACTACCTTATGGTGCTTCCCTTCACGCCTCCTTGGCCACAAGATATCTTCTTGACTTGAAAACTTCGTCGCCTGATAAGAGTTACCaaaaagatgaactttga
- the LOC108860892 gene encoding glycosyltransferase BC10 translates to MKVMDMEEGVKDNAAASPPPPKSRITNQSRALVSIRLLQVLLLFLVLTLGISVVSIHMIKFFKIQDPVASSTNLVSMYDHRDVTLESFIRPPLNVWHTMNDGELLWRASMEPKRHDYPFKRVPKLAFMFLTKGPLLFAPLWEMFFKGHEGLYSIYVHALPNYRSDFERSSVFYRRYIPSQAVAWGEMSMCDAERRLLANALLDISNEWFVLLSESCIPLRGFGSIYGYVSGSRYSFMGCDDEEGPDGRGRYRNGMEPEITLSQWRKGSQWFEVNRKLALEIVQDTTYYPKFKEFCKPPCYVDEHYFPTMLSMKHRIFLANRTLTWTDWSRGGAHPATFSKADVTETFLKNLPGAKPCFYNDQRSPVCYLFARKFSPSALEPLLELAPKILGF, encoded by the exons ATGAAAGTGATGGATATGGAAGAAGGGGTTAAAGATAATGCTGCTGCATCACCACCACCCCCTAAATCAAGAATCACAAACCAATCTAGGGCTCTTGTGTCAATACGTCTGCTTCaggttttgttgttgtttcttgtTTTGACTCTTGGGATCTCAGTTGTTAGTATTCACATGATCAAGTTCTTCAAGATTCAAGACCCTGTGGCTTCTTCAACCAATTTGGTCTCTATGTATGATCATAGGGATGTTACTTTAGAGAGCTTTATTAGGCCTCCTTTGAATGTTTGGCACACTATGAATGACGGTGAATTGCTTTGGCGCGCTTCCATGGAGCCAAAGAGACATGACTATCCGTTTAAAAGGGTTCCTAAGTTGGCTTTCATGTTTCTCACCAAGGGGCCTTTACTATTTGCTCCACTTTGGGAGATGTTCTTTAAAGGACATGAGGGTCTTTACTCTATCTATGTTCATGCATTGCCTAATTACAGATCAGATTTTGAAAGGTCATCTGTGTTCTACAGAAGATACATCCCAAGTCAG GCTGTGGCATGGGGAGAGATGAGTATGTGTGACGCTGAAAGGAGGCTTCTAGCTAATGCGTTGCTTGATATATCTAACGAATGGTTCGTTCTGCTGTCTGAATCATGCATACCGCTGCGCGGTTTCGGCTCTATCTATGGTTATGTGTCTGGATCAAGATATAGTTTCATGGGTTGTGATGACGAGGAAGGACCTGATGGGAGAGGAAGATACAGAAACGGAATGGAGCCTGAGATCACGCTTAGCCAGTGGAGAAAAGGGTCTCAGTGGTTTGAAGTTAACCGGAAACTCGCTCTCGAGATTGTTCAAGACACAACTTACTATCCCAAATTCAAAGAGTTTTGTAAACCTCCATGTTATGTTGACGAACATTACTTCCCTACAATGTTGTCTATGAAACATAGGATTTTTCTGGCTAACAGGACATTGACGTGGACAGATTGGTCACGTGGTGGTGCTCATCCGGCTACTTTTAGTAAGGCTGATGTAACGGAAACTTTCCTAAAGAATCTTCCAGGAGCTAAACCTTGCTTTTACAATGATCAGCGGTCTCCTGTTTGCTATCTCTTTGCTAGAAAGTTTTCTCCCAGCGCATTGGAGCCTTTATTGGAACTTGCACCCAAGATTCTTGGGTTCTAA